From the Cololabis saira isolate AMF1-May2022 chromosome 24, fColSai1.1, whole genome shotgun sequence genome, the window TGTGTAGTAAGAAATAACCCAGTCAATGTAATCTATCCGACGGTGCAACAGGAAGATGGAGGCTTGCCTCATTAGCCCCAATGGATTCTTTAACTCTTCCCACTGATTAACTAGTGGGTAATAAGTGTGCACTTCATAGTGAGTAGGGGGTGATGTTGGACTCAACATTGGGTCATTGGTGCCGAATTCCCTTCGGCAACAATTGTGGCGACATCGCCGAAGGAAGTGAGTTTCTGTGGAATACCCGTACCTACATGTAGCATCCCCCTAATCGGAGTAGATGCCTTGGCTTTCGACTTCGACGAGCTAGTCAGCACAACGGCGGCGCTAACGGGGGAATATCAGCCTAAAAACTGGGTTCCTAACGATGTTAGGTGCATCAATCCTGCtgttaaaaaacaaatgtcttttAAAACTTTTCAAACCGTTAATCATGCAAAGGTCGTTTGGGATccaaagcagaaaacaagaggACTTTTTTGTGGCCATCTAAACATCAGAAGTTTCAAAAACTGAACAGTTGGCTCATCTTCATTATATCTGTGCTGTTATTTATTTGTaccaagggactgcagatgcaaattagcctaaggctaactctggtgcaatgcatcaaatgtttacatttatgtcTTTAATTGCACATGGCCcctctcaaataaaataaactagaGAGAAAACCATTGTTAGTATACAGGCCCAAGAGCGGCGGTTAAGTTCCTCGGGTCAACCGACAAACTACTCACCAAGTAGAAGTAACACTGCAACGGGGCATCCTTGTTTTCCTCGTCCACAAACAGTCCTCCGCTGATGTAGAGCTGGTTCTTCTGGGACACCATGCTGACGTGGTTACGTGGCACCTGCTCTGACATGGCGGCCAGGAAGCACTCGTTCTCGTTGACGTCGTACGCGACCGCCGCCGTGTCATTGATCATCACGATAAAGTCACGCGTGTGCATGCCAAGTCTGGCGGTGTCATTCAGGAAGCCCGGGAACGGGCTTTCCTCCTCCTCGGCATTGCTGGCCCCCTCGGCCCCCTCCTTTTTCACAGGTTTCTCCGGGACTTTCCCCTTGTAGGCGTCTCTGATGACTTGGATTGTCTTCTGAAGCTCCGCGTCGGCCTTGACGATGTCATCGGCCTCCACCTTCTCTTTGAAGTACTTCTCTGGCAGCAGGCGGAAGCGGACGCAGTCGAAAGCATCCTTCAGGATCTTGATGCGCGAATCCTTGTCGTGGCGGACCCAGGCCATGACTGCCTCGAACACCGTCTCCTCTTTCTCCACATTCAGCGAGTCTCCACCGATAATAGCGAAAAGTTCGTGAGGCGCCAGCTTTAGGAACTCCTCGTTCTTGTGAAGCAGCTCGAAGCGATCGGCGATGAAGTTGCGTCCGGCCACCGCAAGCCTGGGACAGCTGAGCACCAGGCCCATCCGGAAAATGGCCAAACAGTTGCTCATAGACAGCTTCTTCTGCAGGTAGTTGACGCACACTGTGAAAACGGAGGGGATCTGGAATCTGTTGGCCACAGCGACGATATCCTGAACGTTGTCATCCGTCAGGTCTATCTCGGCTGAGTAAAGGTACTGGATGATCATGTCCAGGATGGAGGGGTTGACGTCGTCTAAAACCACCTCTTTGGTGTTCTCCACCTCCTTCCCATCTTCGGTGAAGAAGATATCCCTGAAGTAAGGGCTGCAGGCGGCCATGATCAGCCGGTGGCAGGGGAAGCTGCGGTCGCCTACCTTCAGGGTGCAGTCCACAAACTTGTTCTCGTTCAGAAGCTCCTTGAGGCCGTCCTGGAGCAGGGTGCTCTGAAACAGGCGCAGCTCCTCCTTAATAGCGTTGGGGTCCATAGTGTGTTAGGAGGCGTTACGGCAGGCAGGCAAGGTGGTCTGTGGACAGGGGAAGGAGACGGTCGCCAAAGGTCCTTTTGGCAGGCGGTCCTGGCGAGAAAGGCAGAGCAGAGAAAAAGCTCCCTGTGTGAAGACCCTGCAACTTAATCCTGCCCCTCTCTAAATATATCCCCCCCTGCCTGCTTCAGTCTCGCTGGAATCTGACGAGCCGATTCACAGGACGGCAGAGGCCTGGACCCTCGCAGCTGCTGTCATGGACTAAAAGGAGCAACTGGGCGCTTCATCTGGAGCTCTGCCACGATGATTCAGCCTCTATAGTGGTCATGTGGCCGTTTAACAGTGGACACCATGCTGTCAAAGCCCTCAAATAGCCCCTTTCCAGCTGAAGTCCCCTTCATTATATCACTTTACATGTCACatcctttcatttttgtttaatttcccCTAATTCTCTCACGATTTATGTCCACTTCAAGTTTCAGGTCAGAGATAatgatttacttttacaccagtaGTCCGCAGTCCATGCAGGTGTTACATAACAAAACATAATTGACTACTGACATACTGACATACAATGaatgtaataaataataatgtacaaactttatttaactccaattaaaatgcacaaaatttcaaaggatatctcttcaaaatgtccaagatgtaaaagaatcgatggaacatttgtacatatgttttgggaatgtgatcttttaataagtttctggaaatcaattcattccttcacacaatcagtattagaaattaattttgagttaagctccaatttgtatttattaaatgacacactggatcttcagttagaccggaaaaaaagcaggatattaattatgatcacatacttcgctaagaaatgcatacttttactttggaaagatgattcccctccaactttcaagttttttttggatcaaatttcagtttttttaccattggaaaaattaactttggaaaaatacaaccgtggtcatattttcgaacttgtgccttatatgtatgcatgtttgtatgtatgtatggatatatatatagtttgatatcgctgttgctgccattatatattttctttatttatttatttatttatttatttatttatttttactatttatttaattttgttctcccttaatgtattttttttttttttttcccctagggtaattatggggagggtaggaatgtgggtagaatagaagtcatgaatgtgaaaatgtgaattgtgaaaattatgtgaaataaaaagatattaaaaaaaataataataatgtaataactgtgTAATGACAGTCGGCCCACGGTTAAAGTGTGATAATGTTCGGTTGATTTTTATATTTACTCTCCAATAATGCAGTCATAGAAGAACTACTGAAGCCTATAAACCATGTGACCTGGTTTTTGAGGGGAAACAGCAGCCTCTTTATTTGAAAAGAGTCTGAACGggaaaaacaagcaaacaaactgttgttttgttagttcaatattttattttctaccTTTTATTCTGAAGGTATTTTGCTAGCATTTAAATCTGTTGCCATTTGGTTATTATTTGTACAATTGATGTTCTCTGTAAGGTGTCCTTGAGTGTTGTGAAAGGcacctataaataaaatgtattatcaaaatgtattataataaaacataattatgGAGTATAATTAAACCCCCTCCCAGAGGTCCCAGACCACTTTAAAACACAATGTTTAACCATTTTTGAATTCTTGTGCTACAGTTAAAGGAAGCCCTTTCATGCACCTTATTTTAACAAATCTCAGCTTTATTTATGGAGGAACGAGGAGCTTTAGACTTACAAGACTATAAATAGATTTGAAATGTTTGGGTGCAGCAGCTGCCTGCACAAACAGGTGAAAGGCACACATGATCCAAGCAGCCATTTCCACTCATCAGCAAGTCTttgctttcctttttctctttctttttttaaccgaGGGTATGACAGTTCAGCTGCCCGCTTGTGGTCGTCCACGCGAGGCGGTTTAGCTTCTGGGTTTTTCAAATGCGTGTCTCCCCAGCAGCCCGAGTCCCGTTTCTCCGGCCTGGGAAAGCGCGGGGAGTGTGTAGAGTTAACATTTTCTCCCGTGGGTGGCACTAAAGATAGATCAGACTGTGCCACTTTGTCGAGGAGCCTTTAACATGTAATTTAAGCGGAAGGGGAGAGCTGACCTGCGTAAGAGAGCTCTCCTACTTTCTTAAAGCCACAATGAATGAGCAAAGTTAGATACCATGTTCGGCAATTATATGTTCGTTTCTCCAGAAGAATGCTGCAGGAAGCTGAACGAGGAAGCACTTTGCTACACTTTGTGTGACTCCacagcaggggtcttcaaccttttttagcccagggaccccttggatgagagaaaaacagagcagggacccccgcttgtaattagggcccgagcactgacagtgcgaaggccctattgtattttttttttcctcgtttttgtcatttatatttttatttttctgatgaaatgagggccttttttccccctaaacgtgcccaaaagtcaccaagttttgcacgcaagccaagcctggtgaaaaatttgatatttaatggtttgcattaatgggcgtggcctaatggctcaacagcgccccctagaaaactttgtgcctgaagccccacaatacagtttgacg encodes:
- the LOC133425072 gene encoding kelch-like protein 41b, with amino-acid sequence MDPNAIKEELRLFQSTLLQDGLKELLNENKFVDCTLKVGDRSFPCHRLIMAACSPYFRDIFFTEDGKEVENTKEVVLDDVNPSILDMIIQYLYSAEIDLTDDNVQDIVAVANRFQIPSVFTVCVNYLQKKLSMSNCLAIFRMGLVLSCPRLAVAGRNFIADRFELLHKNEEFLKLAPHELFAIIGGDSLNVEKEETVFEAVMAWVRHDKDSRIKILKDAFDCVRFRLLPEKYFKEKVEADDIVKADAELQKTIQVIRDAYKGKVPEKPVKKEGAEGASNAEEEESPFPGFLNDTARLGMHTRDFIVMINDTAAVAYDVNENECFLAAMSEQVPRNHVSMVSQKNQLYISGGLFVDEENKDAPLQCYFYLLDPFTSDWAAMPPMPSPRCLFNIGESENLLFAVAGKDLQTNESLDTVMCYDTEKMRWTETKKLPLKIHGHAVVSHKGLVYCIGGKTDDNKALNKMFAYNHKQSEWRELAAMKTPRAMFGAVLHQGKVVVAGGVNEEGLTAACEAYDFTTNKWEPFTEFPQERSSVNLVSSGSSLYAVGGFTMIQMENKEVAPTEVTDVWQYEDDKKQWSGMLREMRYAAGSSCVSMRLNAARMPKL